From the genome of Parasteatoda tepidariorum isolate YZ-2023 chromosome X1, CAS_Ptep_4.0, whole genome shotgun sequence, one region includes:
- the LOC107440071 gene encoding carboxypeptidase N subunit 2, protein MHKLKGSPKIIVFLFYFLCLLRETSGMCPVRCQCNDDVLKVDCDSANLDGVPITLNPELQELRLSNNLIKTIRTYFNVYRNLEFLDLSINHIQTLDNDSFVDLRHLKIILLNRNMITTLQNDTFKGLGTLEVLHLNENYLQELSAKVFVQLENLETLDLSQNSISNIDPEAFFGLKKLKTLFLRDNKLANIPSTPFQYLSKLIKLDLGFNPLQNIPDGAFSVLNSLQELSLDGCGIRNIHLEAFKWLNSLLILRIQDNDLYEVPTKALYKVIRLEELNIGQNKFQELKAKSFDRLKYLHTIEINGCPLLNNIEKDTFSENTNLKTIIITHNKELKHLEDGTFDNLPNIQYVSFRGNSFESIPNNLLSWDELQVLDVRDNPLVCNCSLFWLWKLLVTKNFSASDGDTTQVVCANPPSLKGKVLSNLPHDDLDCYNIDAQRQLIIGLIVAASIAAAIFVVLGFRYRDKLSGVLKTKWGRKEPQYQKTCAEEESTILQAAQQSLKMTPVTEL, encoded by the coding sequence ATGCATAAGCTGAAGGGGTCtccaaaaataattgtattccTTTTTTACTTCTTGTGTCTTTTGAGAGAGACTTCTGGTATGTGCCCAGTTCGTTGTCAATGCAATGATGATGTTCTTAAAGTGGATTGTGACTCTGCCAATTTGGACGGTGTTCCCATAACACTGAATCCTGAGTTACAGGAATTACGACTCAGTAACAACCTCATCAAAACTATTCGGACATATTTTAACGTTTATCGTAATTTAGAGTTTTTAGACTTATCTATTAATCATATACAAACATTAGATAATGATAGTTTTGTTGATCTccgccatttaaaaattattcttttaaatcgtAATATGATAACTACCCTTCAAAATGATACTTTCAAGGGTTTAGGTACTTTAGAAGtattgcatttaaatgaaaattacttgCAAGAACTATCTGCTAAAGTTTTTGTGCAGTTAGAGAATTTAGAAACCTTAGACCTCAGCCAAAACAGTATATCTAACATTGATCCAGAAGCATTCTTTGggttaaaaaaactgaagaCTTTATTTTTACGTGATAATAAGTTAGCTAACATTCCTAGCACTCCATTCCAATACCTTTCCAAATTAATCAAATTGGATTTGGGATTTAATCCTTTGCAAAACATTCCGGACGGTGctttttcagtattaaattcTTTGCAAGAACTCTCTTTAGATGGATGTGGCATTCGAAATATTCATCTTGAAGcttttaaatggttaaattcTCTTCTCATACTTCGTATTCAGGATAATGATCTGTATGAAGTACCAACAAAAGCGTTGTATAAAGTTATCCGTCTTGAAGAGCTAAATATTgggcaaaataaatttcaagaactTAAAGCCAAGTCATTTGATAGACTAAAGTATTTGCACACTATTGAGATTAATGGTTGTCCTCTTCTAAACAATATTGAGAAAgatacattttcagaaaatactaACCTAAAAACAATTATCATTACCCATAATAAAGAGTTGAAACACCTTGAGGATGGAACATTTGACAATCTACCAAATATCCAGTATGTAAGTTTCCGCGGAAATTCTTTTGAGTCAATCCCGAATAATTTACTCTCGTGGGACGAACTGCAAGTGCTGGATGTCCGAGATAATCCTCTTGTGTGCAACTGTAGTCTTTTTTGGTTGTGGAAACTTCTCGTGACAAAAAATTTCTCAGCTAGTGATGGTGATACTACACAAGTAGTTTGTGCCAATCCTCCGTCTTTGAAGGGTAAAGTCCTCTCTAATTTGCCTCATGATGATTTAGACTGTTATAACATAGATGCTCAACGTCAACTGATAATTGGATTGATCGTTGCAGCATCGATTGCTGCTGCAATATTTGTTGTTTTGGGATTCAGATATAGAGATAAGTTGTCTGgagttcttaaaacaaaatgggGTAGAAAGGAGCCACAATATCAGAAGACTTGTGCTGAAGAAGAAAGTACTATTCTTCAAGCGGCTCAACAATCTCTAAAAATGACGCCTGTGACAGAGCTGTGA